In the genome of Natronorubrum daqingense, the window ACGGTGATGCGGGCGACGGAGACGGCGAAATCGACGGACACAGCGAGGACGGCAGAGACGGCGAGAACGACGGGAACAGCGCGGACGATAGTCGAGCAGAACCACACGTCACCTGCTGGTTAAACTACTGTCAACACCTGACCCACATCAAAATCGACAAAGGATCGGGTGCACCGATGCGAGACGGGGAATTGGTCTGTGCGAACCACGGCGCGTACTTCGATACGACCTCTGGCGAGTGTACGTACGGCCCCTGCGAGGGGGCGTACCTCACCGAACTCGAGGTGAGCGTTTCCGACGGAACGGTCTATCTGACCGACGACGAGTACGCGTTCGTCGGCGACGGGCCGATCGACGACGATGACGACCTCACGTCGACGTCGAACGTCAAAATGTGAGATCCCGGAGCGCGGCGGGAAAGACCAT includes:
- a CDS encoding Rieske (2Fe-2S) protein — encoded protein: MDGAIVALEDIPTDSTVLFRVTDGEDEREAILVTNGDAGDGDGEIDGHSEDGRDGENDGNSADDSRAEPHVTCWLNYCQHLTHIKIDKGSGAPMRDGELVCANHGAYFDTTSGECTYGPCEGAYLTELEVSVSDGTVYLTDDEYAFVGDGPIDDDDDLTSTSNVKM